The Acomys russatus chromosome 1, mAcoRus1.1, whole genome shotgun sequence genome has a window encoding:
- the Prpf39 gene encoding pre-mRNA-processing factor 39 isoform X1, with amino-acid sequence MQNSHMDEYRNSDNVSTGNSTEVVVVEHPDFSTEIMNVTEMEQSPDGSPSVHASTEENEMANAVDLPVTEAEGNFPPEFEKFWKTVETNPQDFTGWVYLLQYVEQENHLMAARKAFDKFFIHYPYCYGYWKKYADLEKRHDNIKQSDEVYRRGLQAIPLSVDLWIHYINFLKETLDPGDPETNSTIRGTFEHAVLAAGTDFRSDKLWEMYINWENEQGNLREVTAIYDRILGIPTQLYSHHFQRFKEHVQNNLPRDLLTGEQFIQLRRELASVNGHSGDDGPPGDDLPSGIEDITDPAKLITEIENMRHRVIEIHQEMFNYNEHEVSKRWTFEEGIKRPYFHVKPLEKAQLKNWKEYLEFEIENGTHERVVVLFERCVISCALYEEFWIKYAKYMENHSIEGVRHVFSRACTVHLPKKPMAHMLWAAFEEQQGNINEARTILRTFEEYVLGLAMVRLRRVSLERRHGNMEEAEHLLQDAIKNAKSNNESSFYAIKLARHLFKIQKNLPKSRKVLLEAIEKDKENTKLYLNLLEMEYSCDLKQNEENILTCFDKAIHGSLPIKMKITFSQRKVEFLEDFGSDVNKLLNAYDEHQTLLKEQDTLKRKAENGSEEPEEKKAHTEDMSSAQIIDGDLQANQAAYNYSAWYQYNYQNPWNYGQYYPPPPT; translated from the exons ATGCAAAATTCTCACATGGATGAGTACAGAAACTCTGATAATGTCAGCACAGGCAACAGTACAGAGGTAGTAGTAGTAGAGCATCCAGATTTTAGTACTGAGATTATGAACGTTACGGAGATGGAACAGTCACCTGATGGCTCTCCCAGTGTGCATGCAtctacagaagaaaatgaaatggcaAATGCTGTGGACCTTCCAgtgacagaagcagaaggaaactTCCCTCCAGAGTTTGAAAAGTTTTGGAAAACAGTGGAAACTAATCCTCAGGATTTTACAGGCTGGGTATATTTGCTTCAGTACGTAGAACAGGAG aatCACTTGATGGCTGCCaggaaagcatttgacaaatttTTCATACACTACCCATATTGCTATGGCTACTGGAAAAAGTATGCAGACCTTGAAAAGCGACATGACAACATTAAACAATCAGATGAG gTTTATCGACGGGGACTGCAGGCAATACCTCTTAGTGTTGATCTTTGGATACATTATATAAACTTCTTAAAAGAAACATTGGACCCTGGTGATCCTGAGACAAACAGTACAATCAGAGG AACTTTTGAGCATGCTGTTCTAGCTGCAGGAACGGATTTTCGATCTGACAAACTATGGGAAATGTATATAAACTGGGAAAATGAACAGGGAAATTTGAGAGAAGTTACAGCTATCTATGATCGTATCCTTGGTATTCCAACACAGCTGTACAGTCATCATTTTCAGAG ATTTAAAGAACATGTACAAAATAACTTGCCTAGAGATCTTTTAACTGGTGAACAGTTCATTCAGCTGAGAAGGGAATTAGCATCTGTAAATGGACACAGTGGTGATGATGGACCTCCTGGTGATGACCTTCCATCAGGAATTGAAGACATAACTGATCCAGCAAAG ctAATTACTGAAATAGAAAACATGAGACATAGAGTCATTGAAATTCATCaagaaatgtttaattataaTGAGCATGAAGTTAGTAAGAGGTGGACATTTGAAGAAGGc ATTAAAAGACCTTATTTTCATGTGAAACCACTGGAAAAGGCTCAACTTAAAAACTGGAAAGAATACTTAGAATTCGAAATTGAAAATGGGACTCATGAAAGAGTTGTGGTTCTCTTTGAAAGATGTGTCATATCTTGTGCCCTCTATGAGGAGTTTTGGATTAAG TATGCCAAGTACATGGAAAACCATAGCATTGAAGGAGTGAGGCATGTCTTCAGCAGAGCTTGTACTGTTCATCTCCCAAAGAAACCTATGGCACATATGCTCTGGGCAGCTTTTGAGGAACAGCAAg GGAATATCAACGAAGCCAGGACTATCTTGAGAACATTTGAAGAATATGTTCTAGGATTGGCAATGGTTCGGTTACGAAGAGTAAGTTTAGAACGACGGCATGGAAATATGGAAGAAGCTGAACATTTGCTTCAAGATGCTATAAAGAATGCCAAGTCAAATAATGAGTCATCGTTTTATGCTATCAAACTAGCccgacatctttttaaaatacagaaaaatcttCCAAAATCCAGAAAGGTACTTTTGGAAGCAATCGAGAAAGATAAG GAGAACACAAAGTTATACCTCAATTTACTTGAAATGGAATACAGTTGTGACctcaaacaaaatgaagaaaatatcctCACTTGCTTTGACAAAGCCATACATGGTTCATTacctattaaaatgaaaattacattttctcaGAGAAAAGTGGAATTCCTTGAAGATTTTGGTTCAGATGTTAATAA GCTTCTGAATGCATATGATGAACATCAAACACTCCTAAAAGAACAAGATACATTAAAAAGGAAAGCTGAGAATGG CTCTGaagaaccagaagaaaagaaagcacacacagaagATATGTCATCAGCACAGATCATTGATGGGGATTTACAGGCAAATCAAGCTGCATATAATTACAGTGCCTGGTATCAG TACAATTACCAGAATCCTTGGAATTATGGACAGTATTATCCTCCACCTCCAACCTGA
- the Fkbp3 gene encoding peptidyl-prolyl cis-trans isomerase FKBP3: protein MAAAVPQRAWTVEQLRSEQLPKKDIIKFLQDHGSDSFLAEHKLLGNIKNVAKTANKDHLVTAYNHLFESKRFKGTETVSKVSEQVKNMKLNDDKPKEAKSEETLDEGPPKYTKSVLKKGDKTNFPKKGDVVHCWYTGTLPDGTVFDTNIQTSSKKKKNAKPLSFKVGVGKVIRGWDEALLTMSKGEKARLEIEPEWAYGKKGQPDAKIPPNTKLTFEVELVDID from the exons ATGGCGGCGGCTGTTCCGCAGCGTGCATGGACCGTAGAGCAGTTGCGCAGCGAGCAGCTGCCCAAGAAGGACATTATCAAGTTTCTGCAGGATCACGGTTCAGATTCG TTCCTTGCAGAGCATAAATTATTGGGAAACATAAAAAATGTAGCTAAGACTGCTAATAAGGACCATTTGGTGACTGCCTATAACCATCTTTTTGAAAGTAAG CGTTTCAAGGGTACTGAAACTGTAAGTAAAGTGTCTGAGCAAGTGAAAAACATGAAGCTTAACGATGAtaaacccaaagaagccaagtctgAAGAGACTCTAGATGAG GGTCCACCGAAATACACAAAATCTGTACTAAAAAAGGGAGATAAAACCAACTTTCCTAAAAAGGGAGATGTTGTTCATTGCTGGTATACAGGGACACTCCCGGATGGAACTGTTTTTGATACTAATATTCAAACAA gttcaaagaagaagaaaaatgccaaACCTTTAAGTTTTAAGGTTGGAGTAGGCAAGGTTATCAGAGGA tgggaTGAGGCGCTCCTGACTATGAGTAAAGGAGAAAAGGCTAGACTAGAGATTGAGCCAGAATGGGCCTATGGAAAGAAAGGACAGCCTGATGCCAA AATTCCACCAAATACCAAGCTTACTTTTGAAGTGGAGTTGGTAGATATTGACTGA
- the Prpf39 gene encoding pre-mRNA-processing factor 39 isoform X2 encodes MQGLLRFEDQDSARGDQNIAMFYPTSTQMVYRRGLQAIPLSVDLWIHYINFLKETLDPGDPETNSTIRGTFEHAVLAAGTDFRSDKLWEMYINWENEQGNLREVTAIYDRILGIPTQLYSHHFQRFKEHVQNNLPRDLLTGEQFIQLRRELASVNGHSGDDGPPGDDLPSGIEDITDPAKLITEIENMRHRVIEIHQEMFNYNEHEVSKRWTFEEGIKRPYFHVKPLEKAQLKNWKEYLEFEIENGTHERVVVLFERCVISCALYEEFWIKYAKYMENHSIEGVRHVFSRACTVHLPKKPMAHMLWAAFEEQQGNINEARTILRTFEEYVLGLAMVRLRRVSLERRHGNMEEAEHLLQDAIKNAKSNNESSFYAIKLARHLFKIQKNLPKSRKVLLEAIEKDKENTKLYLNLLEMEYSCDLKQNEENILTCFDKAIHGSLPIKMKITFSQRKVEFLEDFGSDVNKLLNAYDEHQTLLKEQDTLKRKAENGSEEPEEKKAHTEDMSSAQIIDGDLQANQAAYNYSAWYQYNYQNPWNYGQYYPPPPT; translated from the exons ATGCAGGGACTGCTGCGCTTTGAAGATCAAGACTCTGCACGTGGGGATCAGAACATTGCCATGTTCTATCCAACCTCCACCCAAATG gTTTATCGACGGGGACTGCAGGCAATACCTCTTAGTGTTGATCTTTGGATACATTATATAAACTTCTTAAAAGAAACATTGGACCCTGGTGATCCTGAGACAAACAGTACAATCAGAGG AACTTTTGAGCATGCTGTTCTAGCTGCAGGAACGGATTTTCGATCTGACAAACTATGGGAAATGTATATAAACTGGGAAAATGAACAGGGAAATTTGAGAGAAGTTACAGCTATCTATGATCGTATCCTTGGTATTCCAACACAGCTGTACAGTCATCATTTTCAGAG ATTTAAAGAACATGTACAAAATAACTTGCCTAGAGATCTTTTAACTGGTGAACAGTTCATTCAGCTGAGAAGGGAATTAGCATCTGTAAATGGACACAGTGGTGATGATGGACCTCCTGGTGATGACCTTCCATCAGGAATTGAAGACATAACTGATCCAGCAAAG ctAATTACTGAAATAGAAAACATGAGACATAGAGTCATTGAAATTCATCaagaaatgtttaattataaTGAGCATGAAGTTAGTAAGAGGTGGACATTTGAAGAAGGc ATTAAAAGACCTTATTTTCATGTGAAACCACTGGAAAAGGCTCAACTTAAAAACTGGAAAGAATACTTAGAATTCGAAATTGAAAATGGGACTCATGAAAGAGTTGTGGTTCTCTTTGAAAGATGTGTCATATCTTGTGCCCTCTATGAGGAGTTTTGGATTAAG TATGCCAAGTACATGGAAAACCATAGCATTGAAGGAGTGAGGCATGTCTTCAGCAGAGCTTGTACTGTTCATCTCCCAAAGAAACCTATGGCACATATGCTCTGGGCAGCTTTTGAGGAACAGCAAg GGAATATCAACGAAGCCAGGACTATCTTGAGAACATTTGAAGAATATGTTCTAGGATTGGCAATGGTTCGGTTACGAAGAGTAAGTTTAGAACGACGGCATGGAAATATGGAAGAAGCTGAACATTTGCTTCAAGATGCTATAAAGAATGCCAAGTCAAATAATGAGTCATCGTTTTATGCTATCAAACTAGCccgacatctttttaaaatacagaaaaatcttCCAAAATCCAGAAAGGTACTTTTGGAAGCAATCGAGAAAGATAAG GAGAACACAAAGTTATACCTCAATTTACTTGAAATGGAATACAGTTGTGACctcaaacaaaatgaagaaaatatcctCACTTGCTTTGACAAAGCCATACATGGTTCATTacctattaaaatgaaaattacattttctcaGAGAAAAGTGGAATTCCTTGAAGATTTTGGTTCAGATGTTAATAA GCTTCTGAATGCATATGATGAACATCAAACACTCCTAAAAGAACAAGATACATTAAAAAGGAAAGCTGAGAATGG CTCTGaagaaccagaagaaaagaaagcacacacagaagATATGTCATCAGCACAGATCATTGATGGGGATTTACAGGCAAATCAAGCTGCATATAATTACAGTGCCTGGTATCAG TACAATTACCAGAATCCTTGGAATTATGGACAGTATTATCCTCCACCTCCAACCTGA